Within Xiphias gladius isolate SHS-SW01 ecotype Sanya breed wild chromosome 5, ASM1685928v1, whole genome shotgun sequence, the genomic segment TCTAGCACTAATTGGTCGCCTTCGCTTTTGAACTGTAAACCACGTCTCCCGtctatgtctctgtctctctctctctcccaccctccctctctctgtctctctgtctgtcactcgCACTCACTCAGCCTCGCCTCTCTCTCATCAATCCAACGGTGCAGGACCTGCTTGCTCGTCCGCCGGTTACCGCAAGGCAGATGATGAGATGTCCGGCACCACTTCCCAGGCGGATCCCGTAGACGCCACGGCGCGGACGGTGCTGCTCAACCGCCCACAGAATACCAAGTTCTGCGACAACCATGTCAGGTAGGTGTCGCTTAGGGCTTTTATCAACTGCACCTTTTGCTATGATGCAGGTTGCGTGACTTAATATGCACTGATTTTTTTCGTTATGTGTGCACTGACAGCCGAATAGTAGTCTGCGTGATGAGGTGCCCACAGAGCCTCAGTAATGTTGATCTTTACTCATTTAGGGTTTTAATTGTTTCCCAGAAGTTTTATTCAGTGCTCAACAAACCATAGCAAAGTATGCATGTCACCAGATTTATGAAACAGCTGGTcgtgtttgctttgtgtttattCAAAGGGTAATATGTTCATCCAGACTATGCTTACTGTAATACAAATTACTTTTCCACCTGCAGCCTTTTCCAGGGAGGTCAGAATGCAGGGTCAGTTTATAGGGATTTGGTGTCTTGCTAAAGGACAGTCGGGCAGTGTGGATATTTGTTCAGAGGCTTTAAACCCATGTTACTAGGTTAAAGGACATTACAGCCTGTTTGTATGTTATTCCTTCTGGCATACCGTGTGCAACATGTAGACTTTGGACCACTGAcgttttctcttattttctctctcttaaacATTTCCCTTTCTTTTAGTTTTGCCTTAAAttacaataacataaaaaatgttcttttactTCTACAATTACTAAAGTTTTACAGGAGAAACTCTATTGGTAAGGCAGTTTAATAACTCACCTATTAAGTGATTATTTGCAACTCCTCAGCGGTCCCAAAGGGTGAGGCTGTCATATGCCCTTGAGAATCTCAGTTGAAAAAGTGCTTGGCTTATCCATTTAACAGGACTGTGTTTCTTGATCAATATGTCCTCATGTAAATTTAAGGCTGCCAATACAAGTAAACTAAGTACACTAACATGTGTTTACATAAATTACAGAAAGTGTCTTAGCAGTGCCTATTTGGTCAGAGgtgtattctgtgtgtgtgttatttgagAAATTGAGAGGGGGCATTGTAGTATGAGTGGCCGTGGATTTCACCGGATTTCACAATCTGATCTGATTTCTCAGGATTCTCTTGGTCATGACCTTCTGTGGTGTGAGGTGTTTAGGCAAGAAGAAGTGGGCAACAAATCTTGGACCACTCTTCATAAGAGGATcattatttcacatattttccTGGTGGTCCCCTGTAGTTCAGCACTGAACATTTGACTGACTTTCTAGCTTGTATGTAGTTACATGTCAGAGGCAGGGCCAAACGGCACATACTGCAGTGACGATTCTCTTTTATCAATATCATCTCTGCTGTTGTCAGCATGTTTAATGGGCTCGACTGTGTTCATAAATAGTAAGTTGCAGTCAGGCAACCAGTATTACAGTTTGATTCCGACAGATGCCAACGTAATTTCTCTCCTGTCTTTACCTTTCACCATTCCTATTTGTATGTACTAATTGTTGCTGGCGCCATAGGGAGCTCATGTTCTGAGAGTGGAAAGCTTGTTGTTAGTCCGTTGACATCCGGTGGTCCTGTCATTATTGTCAAGAGATTCAATTTCACTTTTCAAAGAGCCAATTTCAGCTCTACAAATAAGATTAAGGCAGGTTCTCCTTGGCTCATCTGATTGGATCATGTGTAGTGTCCTGCCGCTGCTGCATGCTGATTGGAGAGTCAGGAGCGGTCTGCTCCAGAAGTGTGCCCTTTGATGTCCCTGTGTTCCTGTAACTCTTGAGTTTATGTTTTAAAGGTTCAATAgctttattgatttttctgAGATTAAAGCCTTGTAGCTTTTATCTGTATAGTCAGCTCACCTCCTCTCCATTCCCTCGGTCCTCCACCTCCATATTTCATTGTATGCAGTTGTTTTTATACAACATTAGCAATAGTGCTGCTCTCCTGCACACAATGCAGCAAAATGTATCTTGCTCAtctttctcagaaaaaaaagatgtaaaatgaGAATTTCTTTTACAAACACTTGCATTTCCAGCAAATCTACCTGCCTGTTTTCTTCCCCTTAGAGGGATATCTCCTCTTTGAATAACTCCTCTCTTTAGcccagtgttttcttttgaccTCAAGTGTATAAAgaactttgacctttttttttttttttaaataaaaacacgacaaagccacacagcagcaggagagtGTCACTCCTGCAGCTAACAGCTGTTAACACCACCAGCAAGTTGGATATCTATagtatgaaaaataacacagcCAGAtgtttttgacttgttttttttttccgggtCCAATGGAAACGTGCGTGTCGAGTCACTTGTCTTTGATTAGATTAAGGCAGCTTTATCTGTTGGATCATAGGTGTACTATTGCTAACTCTGAGGTATCCAAAGCATCGGGGTCaggatagtgtgtgtgtgtgtgtgtgtgtatgtgtgtgtgtgtgtgtgtttgtgtgtgtttgtgtgtgtgtgtgtgtgtgtgtgtgtgtgtgttagagagagagaccaacAGCTGTTGCTattctgttttgtgtgtaatgtCCTCCCCTTTGTAGTTTTGAGACTGTGTGAATGAGGCAGATGGAAAAAGTGGGTATGGGTTCATCTCCTAGGAGATTCTGAACTGTgatggaggtgtgtgttttgcctATCAGGTCATGCACTATGCGCAatcacgcacacaaacacacacacaaacacgcactaTCCATTAAACATGGATACATTGCAAAAGCTCTTAATTTTCACTCAAGCCACACACTAAAAGAGGCAGACCTTGGCTTGaaggttgacatttttatttttaggttcCCTAAAAGCTGTTACGGTAGCTCCTGGCTATAATAAGGCTAATCAATACAGTTGTCTGATCAATACAGTTGATTGACAGACAGGTCGCCAAGGTTTCTTGCACCTGTTTTCTGGGGCTCTGGGTCTAAATTTAGATTAAAAGCATTGGCCTATTTTTAGGTACGATGTGTGTGCAGCCCATAATAGCTCTATTTGCCCTCTCTGAGCACAAGTGAGTGCTTCTGAAAGATTTTCAAGTGCTGTAGTATTAAAACCCAAATGGATTCCATTGTTATTTAGCCTTGAAGGTAATGCCGCTCGAGTGTattaggtaaaaaaaattattagcaCACCATTTATGCAGAAATTCCAACTTTTACTAATGCACTACCTggctcttcttcctcctctctgaatGTAAACATGGTGTAAAgtcttctctctccttgtcttctttGCAGTACTACCAAATATGGGGTTCTCACCTTTCTGCCCCGGTTCCTCTATGAGCAGATCAGGCGGGCTGCCAACGCCTTCTTCCTGTTCATCGCACTCATGCAGGTAACCCCACACACAAGACTATAGCAGCTGTCAGCATTGATGGGTCagagtgctgttttttttctttcagtttgatTCGGTGGCCCACAGAGGCTTTTAGATGATAGgtcctgtttttaaaacattccaGGATTCCCACGGGCCCAGCTGcctctgaaatactgtattatgGATTTTCGAAAGATGTTCTCTTAATGGCAAAAGTTAAGATTTGGACAAAAGGAACAGAATAAAAGTATCATTCTAATCATTCACATAAAATATGGTTACTTTACAAATGGGTCACTTTGCAGATTTATGCTACTACTGATACATCAATACACGTTGATTAGATATTACTTAATTACTCATTTACACAATTATATATTGCATGTTGATGGtattcatcatttttctttttcaggggCGGTAGTAGAAGAGGGGCActtgggttttctttttcttccgtGATCCTCATGAAAAGTCGCACTACCTTCCGTTGTGCTAACATGGCTCAACCCACTGCCGTGTGTGATTTGAAATAAGTGGATATTAGGATGTAGAAAACAATATCTGTCTCAATAGCTCTGTTATCGTTATCAAGGAGAAGCTGAACTGGTTATTCTTAAAAGCTAGCATGTATCCGCCTAGTACAGTGACAAGCATTTGCCATCACTGTGATGGCCCTTATGGGTCCTTCAAGCTACTCAACACTCTCTATCAACAATGATTTCTGAGTGTTGCCTGTCTTGACTCTCATCAGCAAATCCCTGACGTATCACCGACCGGTCGCTACACGACACTGGTCCCactcatcttcatcctcaccGTGGCTGGAATCAAAGAGATCATAGAGGACTATGTGAGTACAACAGTAGCCCCTGCAACATGGTCAGAAGTTAGGTTAGGCTTATAACTAATTTTTAGGAGAGCGGGAGATCTAATGGTTTTCTTGAAAGCTAATGCATCTTTATCTGTGTCTTtacagaaaagacacaaagcagACAACACAGTCAACAAGAAGAAGACAACAGGTATCGTGTGTGCTTGTTAGTGTGCATCAACTGTCTGTGCACTTTTCCATGAGTGTGGTTGTATCtatttgtgtggttttgttttcctttcatggCTGAGTGAATGGCTCTTGCCTGTCACTAACTGTAGCGCAGGCCACGCAGCCCCAGACAAAAGTTTAGAAAGAGCTGTTTATGAGAGCTGCTCTATAGGCTGACTGATGGCTGTGTTGTCCTTGTCTCTCAGTGCTACGGAACGGAGCCTGGCAGACAATCATCTGGAAACAGGTATAACTAACATCACAGACTTTATCTTTGTTGCTGTCTCACTCATCACTCCtgcactttctctttctcattaccCCTTGCCGTTCTACAAGTCTGTCTAACACACTTTATTGCCAGAAATGACCTGGAATAACACTGCGAGAAGTGCAATCTTAAAAGTTACATTTATACAAGAAGtagagaaaataagaaataagaaaaataacaggaaagGTAATATAATGACATGATACAATAAATATAAGCAAGAAAGGATTAATAAATGTTGCATATTTTGCAGCCAAACATACAGCATATCCGCCTGTTTAAAAATGGGGATTAACGAATCAAATTTCTAAATTTATTGCATTATTAAATAGTAACATTTGACTATGAggagctgcatttttttcccaatttcaCCTGTTGTGCAGTGATcacagatgttttcaaaatttcttGTGTCCTACTTTTTTGTGTGCAGACTGTAGTCATTCAGATTGTGTTGGGTCAGCATCTGTCTGTGCTTTggacaataaaattaaactcTTCCAATTAGTATTGATGTTTTAGGGCAAGATAACAAGTGCATTTATTTATCCAATGTTCCAAATAAGTATGTCTTGTTTGTTGAATAATTAGGTTTTGTCTGTCCGCCTGCAGTTCATCTGAACCAGTGACCTGCTCACACaaagctttttctttcagtgcagCCAAAATAAAGTATCACAGGAAAATGAATCCTGGTTTGTCACATTGTAATGCATGTTCAATGTATGTTCCTTAATATCGAATATGACCTTTTTCTTAAATGTACTCATTAACAGAGTCCAGCTGTGAGCAGTCTTGCCCCAGCAGatcaagtcaaatcaaattTGAGTCCTTGTTATGTGGATAACAACAATAGAGAGCAGAAATTAAGCTCCATTCTTATTCAGGGTCAGTACAGGTGAAAGAATTTGCTCCAGCTGTGATAAGTAGTTTCCCCGAAATGCTCCATTTTCTTCTTAACTTTCATTGCTACATATTTTGGCTTTGTTGTGCCATAAACTACCCACTAGGATTTTggacaattttttattttcttcctgtaTCAAACCTTTTTTCAACCTTAAAACATGCTAAATTTGTGCTTTGTACATGATGATTAATTACATGGTGTAAGATCAGTAGAAGAGTGCTCTGTTAGAAAGCCATAAGGAAGATCCTACAAGGAAGAGCTGTGTGTAGACATCAATAATGCTGCAGTGAACATTACCCGCAATTGTGGTATTTGTTGGAGTCAAGATTATCTCCCCTCCTATGTACTGAGAAAACAAGTCTCTGGCTACATATCTCAGGAGAACAAGCAGCCTGAAGATCTAGATTGAACAGTTTAGACCGCGCCTGATGTAGCACTCTGGCTGTGTTTAAGCTTCTCTGTTTGTCCTGATGATGATAGGTCCACATGCTTTCCCGGACCtcagttttctgatgttatgAAAGAGTTCTTTGTTTGTAATTGGGTAATCCAGAGAATGGTTTTAAAGGGCCTTAAAgggttttttactttttctcagacttgtttttgttcagaCTATATGTCGAGTGACATCGTCTCCCAGTTTTTGAAGAATTATTTTTCGAAAATGCTACAGTTTAATAATGTTATTTCTTTAGATTGGCTGCAGCATTTATCTTGTCGCCTTGAAATGAGTTGAACTGCTccttattttcactttgtcttttttcttccctttctctctgctttgtaATCTTTGTATCTTATTCTGGTCTGCCCCTGTTGCAGCCTGAACAAAGCAGTTAAAGTTATGCACTACTGTGCTCAGCCACTTctcatgtctttttctctctttattggCTGCCTTTTGACCGGTCACTAATTAGCCTGCCTGTTGTTTcccctctctgccttcctccctTGCCCCCTCCCCCTTCTATTGGCCCTTATCCTCTGTCTTAAcaccccctttttctttctccccacctttttttctccctacGCTGTTGCACTGCTGCATCCTGGCCACAAGGTGGCAGTAGGCGATATAGTGAAGGTGACCAATGGCCAGCACCTTCCAGCTGACATGGTTATAGTGTCCTCCAGGTCAGACTTTAGTGtgtataactgtgtgtgtttgtgtatgggcACACAAATGCATTTGTGTCTGTTAATGTGTGTCCCCTATTAACCTATTCTAATCAGTTGTTGTGTGTTAGACTACCTttaagggctgcaactaatgattgttatttatatatttaatttttatttgattattttataaatttttaagtatataaaatgtaaaaataattatgaatttttagctttaattacTGGAAGCTTAATTATTGTCTTCAAATTGATCAGCAGtccaaaaaaaagtcacaaacgttcaatttaaaattgtatGAAATGATATAAGGGAAGCAAATATTCATGtctgagaagctgtaaccaCCAAATGTCTTATCACTGaatcaattattaaatattaaaaattgtcattgattgattttctgtcaactgcTGAATGAATGATTTTAAGCAAACAATATTTGGATGAAACTCTGCCTCCTCTCCATAGTGAGCCGCAGGCCATGTGTTACACTGAGACCTCAAACCTGGATGGAGAAACCAACCTAAAGATCAGACAGGTACGACATATGTCACTTTGTCAGATTTCTCAGCGGTGGAATCTGCATGTAGTCAGTGAGGAACTTCTTCACTGGTCAGAACTATATGAAGTATAAACAATGTAAAACCTACATTAAAATTTGAACTAGATTTGTACAGCTTGATAACTGCGGGGGGTCACCTGTGTCGAGGAGCTTCTAACCTACCTGAAAGGAGGtaaataattttggttttagtgGGGGCTTTCTGTTGTCGTTTAGAAACATCTACTACTAATTACTGCAAGTAGATGCAAGTAAACATATTAATTAAAGATGTTAGAAAACACTGGCATCAACTTTTAGGACTCTGTATCAAATGAAACCTTACTTCCTCACAGTCCTCACATTTGCATCCATGTGGGTCACACACAAGATCTAATAGTGTTTCttgttgttctctctctgtctcctgtttttgttagtgtttgacctgttttgttttcatgtaacTTGCTTTTCTGTAATTTACTTTGTGATCATCCTGTTTGGCAAAATGCCTCTTAGTCTTTCCTTGAATTGACTTATCGCGGTTAATTTTTTCCAGGGTCTCTCGCTCACAGCTGGTGTTCAGACTCTGGAGGATTTGATGGCACTGTCTGGTCGCTTGGAGTGTGAAGGCCCCAACCGACACCTGTATGACTTTACTGGCACACTGCGGTTGGAGAACCAGAAGTGagactcacacatacagttttttttcctgataagATATTGATTGGCAATTTCTAACATGTATAGTAACTCAGTAGTAATTAAATAGCATCTTTGTAGTATATTAGTATCCTTGTAAGACAGATGTGGCTAAGAGAGCAGGATAAAAATACTTACATATCATAGATTTTACAGTTACCATATCcaacacaaaagaaataaaaatttaaaagtcaaATTCTATTCAAGTTAAAAAATTTGCAttctaaatgaattaaaatttacagagagttttataaaacaaaaatttgaggCAAAAAAGCTGGAGAAgtgacttaaaaaaagaaaatacttaataataattaataatttccaTCTAAATGCAGCTATTATACCCACAAATAAGTTGCTCCAAATCTGCATTCATTTATCATGTTTTGTGCTTatcacttctctttttctcctcagtcCAGCTCCCCTGGGCCCAGACCAGGTTTTGCTGCGTGGTGCCCAGCTCAGGAACACTCAGTGGGTTTTGGGAATTGTCGTCTACACTGGCCATGACTCCAAACTGATGCAGGTAAACCCAGTGTCTTGTCTGAATTAAGTAAACTGTCTGTGCATAATGTGTGAAAATCCACGCTTCAAAACATCCAAGAGCTAAAGAATTTTAGAGttgaatttgatattttttaatagttAAAATCTTTGTTCCATGTGAACTTCATAGGACTAGTTTAGAGTTTTTAATTAACTGTGACACATTCATAACTTGGGGCACATCCAAGCTGAAAGGTACTTCTAATCTTCAGTTCCAGTGTCGGGATTGTTCACGCATTCTTCtgccaaaaaaaacttttaattaaaacaataaagggTTTAAATTGTCCTGCTAGAGAACTTTTTTCCCTAGAAACAGCATTGTAACTCGATAAAACTTccagtatttgtgtgtttgtcacttgTTATATCATTGACCTTTCCACATCCCAGAACTCCACGAAGGCGCCACTGAAGCGCTCTAATGTGGAGCGGGTGACCAACATGCAGATCCTGGTCCTGTTTGGTATCCTGCTGGTCATGGCTCTGGTCAGTTCTGTTGGTGCTGCAATCTGGAACAGAGAACACACTGAAGATGCCTGCTGGTACCTGTCCCGGGCTGGTGAGAACATACACGTAGACATACCACACTTCACAGCCTTTAATTTAAGTGTCCTTACAGTAATGAAGAATTAGGACTAATACACAAATTAAGGGTCAGTAAATCAGGtaatattgtgtgtttgtgcaggtgaCATCTCCACAAACTTTGCATACAACCTGCTGACGTTCATCATCCTGTACAACAACCTGATCCCCATCAGCCTGCTGGTCACCCTGGAGGTGGTAAAGTTTACACAGGCCCTCTTCATCAACTGGGTATGAACCGTCTGTGTTTTGTAAATGCATGTTATCAAATATACTAACTATAAGCTGTCATATATTCCTGATAactttgcttgtgtttttgtttttactcaggACGTGGAGATGTACTactcagagacagacacaccGGCCATGGCTCGAACGTCCAATCTTAATGAAGAACTGGGCCAGGTCAGTTCCTCCCCCTCATCATAATCAGTGGCTAAAGGACAGAATGACCATAACATATGCACTCTCAGTTAATGCAGGCCTGTTAAAACATGCTGTGTTTGCTTTCATTATCTGTGAAATGTCTTACTTTGTCTTACTCAGGTGAAGTATCTCTTTTCCGACAAGACGGGAACTCTGACCTGTAATGTCATGCACTTTAAGAAGTGTACCATTGCGGGAATAACATATGGGTCAGTcatctcttttttaaaatatattcttgCCTCTCAAGCCAGCtactaaaacaaaaaatcagctCAGAATTCCACTAAATGCACCTTTTCCCTGATCTTCTTTTAATCTCTAATTGTTAAACTAATTCATGTCTCAGACTAACTTGTAGTAAAGAATGAGCTGTTATTATCGCAGTTGATTGAACTCTTGCATGATTGCACAAATGAACTAATCAACTCGTCAGCTGATTCTGAACTTATTCCTTTTGCACTATAACCTCATTCAACACTGCAGCCATTTCCCTGATCTTGACTGTGATCGTTCAATGGAGGACTTCAGGTTAGTGACcgtctccttctcctctgcccttctcatctctcttccctttctaatgttcttttcttaattttaggCTCTGTATGTTTTCAGAAATTAATGTACTGTGTATGCTTTGATCAGAACAATAGACAAagggtttgtttattttagactgcaatgacatttaaatgccaaaaatatgagttttttttcctgcacaatAACTGAAATAACTCTTCTCACGATTGTTTTTTGTCTTACAGCAATCTGCCGTCCAACAGCAATAACTCTACAGAGTTTGATGACCCTACTCTCATACAAAACATTGAGAAGAATCATGTAGGTGTCTCTGAAGCTTTTctcatatttctttatttgaagTCGATCCTGTCCAAAAATGACTGGAGTCTGGTGTTAATAACCGTGTATGctctggttgtgtgtttgtgtgtgtgttcagcctACATCCCCTCAGATCTGTGAGTTTTTGACAATGATGGCAGTGTGCCACACGGTGGtaccagagagagagggcaacCAGATCATCTACCAGGCCTCTTCGCCAGATGAAGGAGCACTGGTCAAAGGGGCCAAAGGACTTGGCTTTATATTCACTGCAAGGACACCACACTCAGTCATCATTGATGCTGtaagtgtgtatctgtgtactGTCCTACAGTAAGAGCTGCTTTCTGTAACTGCAGGAactgacattttgttgtgtattttagagaggaaaagagatgagCTATGAGCTGCTGAATGTGCTGGAGTTTTCCAGGTAATACTCCCATAAATTTCCCTCTGTCAGTAAGTAATTCTGTGATATAAGATTGtagtgtgttttaaaaacttAACCCACTGCTTCCTTTACAGTAACCGCAAACGCATGTCTGTGGTGGTCAGGACCCCTAACGGGAAGCTACGGCTGTACTGCAAAGGAGCTGTATGTTTATCTCATTATCATTGTCAACCAGGACCCCAAATGTCTCAGGACTATTTTTCATAAGGCATTGTATTTCAATTCCAAGtcagttattttgtgtttttgcaggatAATGTCATTTTTGACCGTCTGACTGAGGCGTCGCAGTACAAAGAAATAACTGTTGCTCATTTGGAACAGTTTGCTACTGAAGgtaagaagtaaaaaaaagggagtgagggaggaggTTGAAGCCACACTTGAGTTT encodes:
- the atp8a2 gene encoding phospholipid-transporting ATPase IB isoform X1, which encodes MYFNRRAKKIHSEGASPLSHQSNGAGPACSSAGYRKADDEMSGTTSQADPVDATARTVLLNRPQNTKFCDNHVSTTKYGVLTFLPRFLYEQIRRAANAFFLFIALMQQIPDVSPTGRYTTLVPLIFILTVAGIKEIIEDYKRHKADNTVNKKKTTVLRNGAWQTIIWKQVAVGDIVKVTNGQHLPADMVIVSSSEPQAMCYTETSNLDGETNLKIRQGLSLTAGVQTLEDLMALSGRLECEGPNRHLYDFTGTLRLENQNPAPLGPDQVLLRGAQLRNTQWVLGIVVYTGHDSKLMQNSTKAPLKRSNVERVTNMQILVLFGILLVMALVSSVGAAIWNREHTEDACWYLSRAGDISTNFAYNLLTFIILYNNLIPISLLVTLEVVKFTQALFINWDVEMYYSETDTPAMARTSNLNEELGQVKYLFSDKTGTLTCNVMHFKKCTIAGITYGHFPDLDCDRSMEDFSNLPSNSNNSTEFDDPTLIQNIEKNHPTSPQICEFLTMMAVCHTVVPEREGNQIIYQASSPDEGALVKGAKGLGFIFTARTPHSVIIDARGKEMSYELLNVLEFSSNRKRMSVVVRTPNGKLRLYCKGADNVIFDRLTEASQYKEITVAHLEQFATEGLRTLCFAYVDLEEGAYQEWLKEYNRVSTILKDRAQKLEECYELLEKNLMLLGATAIEDRLQAGVPETIATLMRADIKIWVLTGDKQETAINIGYSCRLVTHGMSLIIVNEDSLDATRAALTVHCSSLGDSLRKENELALIIDGQTLKYALSFELRQAFLDLALSCKAVICCRVSPLQKSEIVDMVKKHVKAITLAIGDGANDVGMIQTAHVGVGISGNEGMQATNSSDYSIAQFSYLEKLLLVHGAWSYNRVTKCILYCFYKNVVLYIIELWFAFVNGFSGQILFERWCIGLYNVIFTALPPFTLGIFDRPCSQQNMLRFPQLYRITQNAEGFNTKVFWGHCINALIHSIILFWFPLKMLEHDSPFNNGQGNDYLFVGNMVYTYVVVTVCLKAGMETTAWTRFSHLAVWGSMVLWMVFFAVYSAIWPTIPIAPDMLGQAGRVMQCWHFWMGLVLVPTACLLKDFAWTATRRTVRKSLLEEVQELEARAVDPGAAVLRDASGRSLNERAHLLTRVFRKTPSSVGRSNSVQQTVSHGYAFSQEEHGVVSQSQVVRSYDTTRQRPSL
- the atp8a2 gene encoding phospholipid-transporting ATPase IB isoform X3; this translates as MYFNRRAKKIHSEGASPLSHQSNGAGPACSSAGYRKADDEMSGTTSQADPVDATARTVLLNRPQNTKFCDNHVSTTKYGVLTFLPRFLYEQIRRAANAFFLFIALMQQIPDVSPTGRYTTLVPLIFILTVAGIKEIIEDYKRHKADNTVNKKKTTVLRNGAWQTIIWKQVAVGDIVKVTNGQHLPADMVIVSSSEPQAMCYTETSNLDGETNLKIRQGLSLTAGVQTLEDLMALSGRLECEGPNRHLYDFTGTLRLENQNPAPLGPDQVLLRGAQLRNTQWVLGIVVYTGHDSKLMQNSTKAPLKRSNVERVTNMQILVLFGILLVMALVSSVGAAIWNREHTEDACWYLSRAGDISTNFAYNLLTFIILYNNLIPISLLVTLEVVKFTQALFINWDVEMYYSETDTPAMARTSNLNEELGQVKYLFSDKTGTLTCNVMHFKKCTIAGITYGNLPSNSNNSTEFDDPTLIQNIEKNHPTSPQICEFLTMMAVCHTVVPEREGNQIIYQASSPDEGALVKGAKGLGFIFTARTPHSVIIDARGKEMSYELLNVLEFSSNRKRMSVVVRTPNGKLRLYCKGADNVIFDRLTEASQYKEITVAHLEQFATEGLRTLCFAYVDLEEGAYQEWLKEYNRVSTILKDRAQKLEECYELLEKNLMLLGATAIEDRLQAGVPETIATLMRADIKIWVLTGDKQETAINIGYSCRLVTHGMSLIIVNEDSLDATRAALTVHCSSLGDSLRKENELALIIDGQTLKYALSFELRQAFLDLALSCKAVICCRVSPLQKSEIVDMVKKHVKAITLAIGDGANDVGMIQTAHVGVGISGNEGMQATNSSDYSIAQFSYLEKLLLVHGAWSYNRVTKCILYCFYKNVVLYIIELWFAFVNGFSGQILFERWCIGLYNVIFTALPPFTLGIFDRPCSQQNMLRFPQLYRITQNAEGFNTKVFWGHCINALIHSIILFWFPLKMLEHDSPFNNGQGNDYLFVGNMVYTYVVVTVCLKAGMETTAWTRFSHLAVWGSMVLWMVFFAVYSAIWPTIPIAPDMLGQAGRVMQCWHFWMGLVLVPTACLLKDFAWTATRRTVRKSLLEEVQELEARAVDPGAAVLRDASGRSLNERAHLLTRVFRKTPSSVGRSNSVQQTVSHGYAFSQEEHGVVSQSQVVRSYDTTRQRPSL
- the atp8a2 gene encoding phospholipid-transporting ATPase IB isoform X5, whose translation is MYFNRRAKKIHSEGASPLSHQSNGAGPACSSAGYRKADDEMSGTTSQADPVDATARTVLLNRPQNTKFCDNHVSTTKYGVLTFLPRFLYEQIRRAANAFFLFIALMQQIPDVSPTGRYTTLVPLIFILTVAGIKEIIEDYKRHKADNTVNKKKTTVLRNGAWQTIIWKQVAVGDIVKVTNGQHLPADMVIVSSSEPQAMCYTETSNLDGETNLKIRQGLSLTAGVQTLEDLMALSGRLECEGPNRHLYDFTGTLRLENQNPAPLGPDQVLLRGAQLRNTQWVLGIVVYTGHDSKLMQNSTKAPLKRSNVERVTNMQILVLFGILLVMALVSSVGAAIWNREHTEDACWYLSRAGDISTNFAYNLLTFIILYNNLIPISLLVTLEVVKFTQALFINWDVEMYYSETDTPAMARTSNLNEELGQVKYLFSDKTGTLTCNVMHFKKCTIAGITYGHFPDLDCDRSMEDFSNLPSNSNNSTEFDDPTLIQNIEKNHPTSPQICEFLTMMAVCHTVVPEREGNQIIYQASSPDEGALVKGAKGLGFIFTARTPHSVIIDARGKEMSYELLNVLEFSSNRKRMSVVVRTPNGKLRLYCKGADNVIFDRLTEASQYKEITVAHLEQFATEGLRTLCFAYVDLEEGAYQEWLKEYNRVSTILKDRAQKLEECYELLEKNLMLLGATAIEDRLQAGVPETIATLMRADIKIWVLTGDKQETAINIGYSCRLVTHGMSLIIVNEDSLDATRAALTVHCSSLGDSLRKENELALIIDGQTLKYALSFELRQAFLDLALSCKAVICCRVSPLQKSEIVDMVKKHVKAITLAIGDGANDVGMIQTAHVGVGISGNEGMQATNSSDYSIAQFSYLEKLLLVHGAWSYNRVTKCILYCFYKNVVLYIIELWFAFVNGFSGQILFERWCIGLYNVIFTALPPFTLGIFDRPCSQQNMLRFPQLYRITQNAEGFNTKVFWGHCINALIHSIILFWFPLKMLEHDSPFNNGQGNDYLFVGNMVYTYVVVTVCLKAGMETTAWTRFSHLAVWGSMVLWMVFFAVYSAIWPTIPIAPDMLGQAGRVMQCWHFWMGLVLVPTACLLKDFAWTATRRTVRKSLLEEVQELEARAVDPGAAVLRDASGRRAEAKAEVP